From Deinococcus aquaticus, one genomic window encodes:
- a CDS encoding RNA polymerase sigma factor has translation MSLPSLHPDLPDEALLQAMASGHQDALQELHRRYSRLLYSLGHRMLRQTDDVESCVQDAFMNAWKHSARFDPARASAKTWLVSIAHHRFLQELRDRPDTALEIEDWDAPTTSADPADRIMAERAVEGLDPQQRELVQLAYYRGYSHSELAIITGLPVGTVKSRLRTAIDRMRTHLGTGNAR, from the coding sequence ATGAGCCTTCCTTCCCTCCACCCCGACCTGCCCGACGAGGCCCTGCTTCAGGCAATGGCATCCGGCCACCAGGACGCCCTGCAGGAGTTACACCGCCGGTACTCCCGGCTCCTGTACTCCCTCGGGCACCGCATGCTCCGGCAGACGGACGATGTGGAAAGTTGCGTGCAGGACGCGTTCATGAACGCCTGGAAGCACTCGGCCCGTTTCGATCCGGCCCGCGCCAGCGCCAAGACCTGGCTGGTCAGCATCGCCCACCACCGCTTCCTGCAGGAACTGCGCGACCGCCCTGATACCGCCCTGGAAATCGAGGACTGGGACGCTCCCACCACCAGCGCCGATCCGGCTGACCGTATCATGGCCGAGCGCGCCGTCGAGGGACTCGACCCGCAGCAGCGTGAACTGGTGCAACTGGCCTACTACCGCGGGTACTCGCACAGCGAACTGGCCATCATCACCGGCCTGCCCGTCGGTACAGTAAAATCCCGGCTGCGGACCGCCATCGACCGCATGAGAACCCACCTGGGAACCGGAAATGCCCGCTAG
- a CDS encoding Crp/Fnr family transcriptional regulator: MTYLAPTTLPQTHDLNRTVRRGQTLYYAGDSAPSLYRLESGLMRAVRLTPQGRNLTVRHIRPGDIFGEECLHGQTRGHQVVALTDTVLVPIHPQHLSAAELWDLTRSLSAQLQRMMTDGVHIQDGDLRERIARYLLNLADSTLGGAHSDGTRFVRATHELIAEGTGATRESVSKLIGEMRDDGLLSPAYRCLTLTDEDGLRLLSGYHG, translated from the coding sequence ATGACCTACCTCGCCCCCACCACCCTGCCCCAGACCCACGACCTGAACCGCACGGTGCGCCGCGGCCAGACCCTGTACTACGCCGGAGACAGCGCCCCCAGCCTCTACCGCCTCGAAAGCGGCCTGATGCGCGCCGTGCGCCTCACCCCCCAGGGCCGCAACCTCACCGTGCGCCACATCCGCCCTGGCGACATCTTCGGCGAGGAATGCCTGCACGGCCAGACGCGCGGCCATCAGGTCGTCGCCCTCACCGACACGGTCCTGGTGCCCATCCACCCGCAGCACCTGAGTGCCGCCGAACTGTGGGACCTGACCCGCAGCCTCAGCGCCCAACTGCAACGCATGATGACCGACGGCGTGCACATTCAGGACGGCGACCTGCGCGAACGCATCGCCCGCTACCTGCTGAACCTCGCGGACAGCACCCTGGGCGGCGCGCACAGCGACGGCACCCGCTTCGTGCGGGCCACGCACGAACTGATCGCCGAGGGCACCGGCGCCACCCGCGAGAGCGTCAGCAAACTGATCGGCGAGATGCGCGACGACGGCCTGCTGAGCCCCGCCTACCGCTGCCTGACCCTGACCGACGAGGACGGCCTGCGCCTCCTGAGCGGCTACCACGGCTGA
- a CDS encoding DNA double-strand break repair nuclease NurA: protein MRIRLDPWPVDIEGGQLTLEPFDGTLIDIETPRWAAIPARPIPRQLSTVQVVDGKRRMEGRVFVEDDHGNVGTGGFGAYVVGAVSLCPHGSRAAELLDVRATRVLAHAPTLKLDATSLSPRNPHTGTLLYNPVPTDSADPMAPLHRLQALMLDAEQTLSHGYASLVPFEETDDREALTSLTLQDGTLRRGGATLGGAVVGYVKTMQTQYLSADRVGLLSDLKPGERTPILHMKSETGRSTRFTWYVRLSGAAFYQHPMSGVMRLEMYAPPEPDFLPPTVREVANLSGTLLMRLGSHAHKDPRAPQNLIPTAALEQAMGRSMGSADLVTRRIRAHIAGLQGVA from the coding sequence ATGCGTATTCGCCTGGACCCCTGGCCCGTGGACATCGAGGGCGGGCAACTGACCCTGGAACCCTTTGACGGCACCCTGATCGACATAGAAACGCCGCGCTGGGCTGCCATACCCGCCCGCCCCATCCCCCGCCAGCTGAGTACCGTGCAGGTCGTGGACGGGAAACGCCGCATGGAAGGCCGCGTGTTCGTGGAAGATGATCACGGGAACGTCGGCACGGGCGGTTTCGGGGCGTACGTGGTAGGCGCGGTCAGCCTGTGCCCGCACGGTTCGCGCGCCGCCGAATTGCTGGACGTGCGGGCCACGCGCGTTCTGGCGCACGCCCCGACCCTGAAACTCGACGCGACCAGCCTCTCGCCGCGCAACCCGCATACCGGCACGCTGCTGTACAACCCGGTCCCGACCGACAGCGCCGACCCGATGGCGCCACTGCACCGCCTGCAGGCGCTGATGCTCGACGCCGAGCAGACCCTCTCGCACGGGTACGCCTCGCTGGTGCCGTTTGAGGAAACCGACGACCGCGAGGCCCTCACCTCCCTGACGTTGCAGGACGGCACGCTGCGGCGCGGCGGGGCCACGCTAGGCGGCGCCGTTGTGGGGTATGTAAAGACCATGCAGACCCAGTACCTGAGCGCCGACCGGGTAGGCCTGCTGAGCGACCTGAAACCCGGCGAGCGCACCCCCATCCTGCACATGAAATCCGAGACGGGCCGCAGCACGCGCTTTACGTGGTACGTGCGGCTATCCGGCGCCGCCTTCTACCAGCACCCCATGAGCGGCGTCATGCGCCTGGAAATGTACGCGCCGCCCGAACCGGACTTCCTCCCGCCCACCGTGCGCGAAGTCGCGAACCTCAGCGGCACGCTCCTGATGCGGCTGGGCAGTCACGCGCACAAGGATCCGCGTGCGCCGCAGAACCTGATTCCCACGGCGGCGCTGGAGCAGGCGATGGGCCGCAGCATGGGCAGCGCGGACCTCGTGACGCGGCGCATCCGGGCGCACATCGCGGGCCTGCAGGGGGTCGCGTGA
- a CDS encoding ferritin-like domain-containing protein: MTTPNRRSFLKFAGVSAGAMTLGGLNLSALAATSVGTKSAAQDLTILNYALTLEYLEAEFYNAFAGSGAYASKLVNPRVREYAAELALHENAHVTALQDTIKSLGGTPVAKPNIDFSPLLKNSDGSAKTVNDELFLALANTFEPIGVRAYLGQADKVMNGDVLTAAASILAVEANHASGIQELRTQLGFNKKPTRQTSIAPQSDAKPTSTNVADFDGDFSPTPTDFWSPLSMDEVLAIVKPLIKS, encoded by the coding sequence ATGACCACACCCAACCGCCGTTCCTTCCTGAAATTCGCCGGTGTCAGCGCCGGAGCCATGACCCTGGGCGGCCTGAACCTCTCCGCCCTGGCCGCGACCAGCGTCGGTACCAAGAGCGCCGCGCAGGACCTCACGATCCTGAACTACGCCCTGACCCTCGAATACCTGGAAGCCGAGTTCTACAACGCCTTCGCCGGTAGTGGCGCCTACGCCAGCAAGCTGGTGAACCCCCGCGTCCGCGAGTACGCCGCTGAACTGGCCCTGCACGAGAACGCCCATGTGACGGCCCTTCAGGACACCATCAAGTCGCTGGGCGGCACGCCCGTCGCCAAGCCCAACATTGACTTCAGCCCCCTGCTGAAGAACAGTGACGGCAGCGCCAAGACCGTGAACGACGAGCTGTTCCTGGCCCTGGCGAACACCTTCGAACCCATCGGCGTGCGCGCCTACCTGGGTCAGGCGGACAAGGTCATGAACGGTGACGTTCTGACCGCCGCCGCCAGCATCCTGGCCGTTGAGGCGAACCACGCCAGCGGCATTCAGGAACTGCGCACCCAGCTGGGATTCAACAAGAAACCCACCCGCCAGACCAGCATCGCCCCGCAGAGCGACGCCAAGCCCACCAGCACCAACGTCGCGGACTTCGACGGTGACTTCTCGCCCACGCCCACCGACTTCTGGTCGCCGCTGAGCATGGACGAGGTGCTGGCCATCGTCAAACCGCTCATCAAGAGCTGA
- the tatA gene encoding twin-arginine translocase TatA/TatE family subunit, translating to MPNIGAPELLVILLVALVVFGPRKLPELGKSLGNGLREFRKSTQGLKDSMSLDEPAAQTAAPAPVAATVAVSPSAVSPSAVTPAAVTPTPVVLNKVQA from the coding sequence ATGCCCAACATCGGTGCCCCAGAACTGCTCGTGATCCTGCTCGTCGCCCTGGTCGTCTTCGGCCCCCGCAAACTGCCTGAACTGGGTAAAAGCCTGGGCAATGGCCTGCGCGAATTCCGCAAGAGCACCCAGGGACTCAAGGACAGCATGAGCCTCGACGAACCCGCCGCCCAGACGGCCGCTCCCGCTCCGGTCGCTGCCACGGTCGCCGTCAGCCCCAGTGCTGTCAGCCCTAGCGCCGTCACGCCCGCCGCCGTGACCCCGACCCCCGTGGTGCTGAACAAGGTTCAGGCCTGA
- a CDS encoding ATP-binding protein, which translates to MVLGTQDVTPVSFWFAVLPGASVQLDDLVAVQTRKPDGSFVNFYGIVDHVRTRHEGVTFDSDVQDVAAGLLPASVSYAARVLVTRVNPENFIPPQPGDGVRHARGDDLRMALSADKMGEKAFPGGLLADGQVLPINYRFVNGENGGHINISGISGVATKTSYALFLLHSIFRSGVMGTGASAGRALIFNVKGEDLLFLDKRNREVESREAQARAQKGLPDHRYALMGLPVEAFRDVQFLAPPRPGSAGAAIVPHVEQRGEGVTPFLYSLREFCARRMLPYVFVDRDASVNLGFVIGSIEERLYRMAQGADTPYLTVDDWQPDTEQVLDEDVRFDEMGSVRISTFAQLVAYLEYKLLDANDGEGDRKWVGKQSPATLQAFIRRLRGVQKHLTPLVRGDVSAEQAARFRPDPLKPGVQTTVVDIHTLSATAQMFIVGVLLRDLFEHKERVGRQDTVFVVLDELNKYAPRDGDSPIKDVLLDIAERGRSLGIILIGAQQTASEVERRIVSNAAIRVVGRLDLAEAERPEYRFLPQSFRARAGILQPGTMLVSQPDVPNPVLVNYPFPAWATRLDEVDDLNGRAVEDIGEDWLH; encoded by the coding sequence ATGGTGCTGGGCACGCAGGACGTGACGCCCGTGAGTTTCTGGTTCGCGGTGCTGCCCGGCGCGAGTGTGCAACTCGATGATCTGGTGGCCGTGCAGACGCGCAAACCGGACGGGTCGTTCGTGAACTTCTACGGGATCGTGGATCATGTGCGCACCCGGCATGAGGGGGTGACCTTCGACAGTGACGTGCAGGACGTGGCGGCGGGCCTGCTGCCGGCCAGCGTGAGTTACGCGGCGCGGGTGCTGGTGACGCGCGTGAACCCCGAGAATTTCATTCCGCCGCAGCCGGGCGACGGGGTGCGGCACGCGCGGGGCGACGATCTGCGCATGGCCCTGAGCGCCGACAAGATGGGCGAGAAGGCCTTCCCCGGCGGGCTGCTGGCCGACGGGCAGGTGCTGCCCATCAACTACCGGTTCGTGAACGGCGAGAACGGCGGGCACATCAACATCAGCGGGATCTCGGGCGTGGCGACCAAGACCAGTTACGCGCTGTTCCTGCTGCATTCCATCTTCCGCAGTGGCGTGATGGGCACGGGGGCGTCGGCCGGGCGGGCACTGATCTTCAACGTGAAGGGCGAGGACCTGCTGTTCCTGGACAAGCGCAACCGGGAGGTCGAGTCGCGTGAGGCGCAGGCGCGGGCGCAGAAGGGCCTGCCGGACCACCGCTACGCCCTGATGGGCCTGCCGGTCGAGGCGTTCCGGGACGTGCAGTTCCTCGCGCCGCCCCGGCCGGGCAGTGCGGGCGCCGCCATCGTGCCGCACGTCGAACAACGCGGCGAGGGCGTCACGCCGTTCCTGTACTCGCTGCGGGAGTTCTGCGCGCGCCGCATGCTGCCGTACGTGTTCGTGGACCGGGACGCCAGCGTGAACCTGGGCTTCGTGATCGGCAGTATCGAGGAGCGCCTGTACCGCATGGCGCAGGGCGCCGACACGCCCTACCTGACCGTGGACGACTGGCAACCCGACACCGAGCAGGTGCTGGACGAGGACGTGCGCTTCGACGAGATGGGCAGCGTGCGCATCAGCACCTTCGCGCAGCTGGTCGCGTACCTGGAGTACAAACTGCTCGACGCGAACGACGGCGAGGGCGACCGCAAATGGGTGGGCAAGCAGTCCCCGGCCACCCTCCAGGCCTTCATCCGCCGCCTGCGGGGCGTGCAGAAGCACCTGACGCCGCTGGTGCGCGGCGACGTGAGCGCCGAGCAGGCCGCCCGCTTCCGCCCGGACCCCCTGAAGCCCGGCGTGCAGACGACCGTGGTGGACATCCACACGCTGTCCGCCACGGCGCAGATGTTCATCGTGGGCGTGCTGCTGCGCGACCTGTTCGAGCACAAGGAACGCGTGGGACGGCAGGACACGGTGTTCGTGGTGCTGGACGAGCTGAACAAGTACGCGCCGCGCGACGGCGACAGTCCCATCAAGGACGTGCTGCTGGACATCGCCGAGCGTGGCCGCAGCCTTGGCATCATCCTGATCGGGGCGCAGCAGACGGCCAGCGAGGTCGAGCGGCGCATCGTATCGAACGCCGCGATCCGCGTGGTGGGCCGCCTGGATCTCGCGGAAGCCGAGCGGCCCGAGTACCGTTTCCTGCCGCAGAGCTTCCGCGCGCGCGCCGGCATCCTGCAACCCGGCACCATGCTGGTCAGCCAGCCGGACGTGCCGAACCCCGTGCTGGTCAACTACCCCTTCCCCGCCTGGGCCACCCGCCTGGACGAGGTGGATGACCTGAACGGCCGGGCCGTCGAGGACATCGGGGAGGACTGGCTGCACTGA
- a CDS encoding type IV pilus twitching motility protein PilT: protein MTLDELLREMVTRRASDVHLQAGSPPMGRIDGQLVPFGTQPLMPPDTQMLAQALMTADQWDDFTYRNELDLAYSVSGLGRFRCNVFRQRGAVGMVMRIVSDAIPGFDALGLPTDVLRHLADAPRGLILVTGPTGSGKTTTLASLIDHVNRSFAYNIITVEDPIEILHKNKKSIVVQREIGSDTRDFRTALKYAMRQDPDVIMIGEMRDKETVEAALSAAQTGHLVLSTLHTQDAVRSVNRIIDFFPPYERDQVRLQLAESLVGIISQRLLRRADGVGRVLGLEIMMNTPLIQEYVKDEDKTHLIKDALIEDNIRGMHTFDQHLAQLYRNTLITMDEALAAATSPHELKLMLTRSGVAY from the coding sequence GTGACCCTCGACGAGCTGCTGCGCGAGATGGTCACCCGCCGCGCCTCGGACGTGCACCTCCAGGCCGGCAGCCCCCCCATGGGCCGCATCGACGGGCAGCTCGTTCCGTTCGGCACGCAGCCGCTGATGCCGCCCGACACGCAGATGCTCGCGCAGGCCCTGATGACCGCCGACCAGTGGGACGACTTCACGTACCGCAACGAACTGGACCTCGCGTACAGCGTCTCGGGCCTGGGCCGCTTCCGCTGCAACGTGTTCCGGCAGCGCGGCGCGGTCGGCATGGTCATGCGCATCGTCTCGGACGCCATTCCCGGTTTCGACGCGCTGGGTCTGCCCACCGACGTGCTGCGCCACCTGGCCGACGCGCCGCGCGGCCTGATCCTCGTGACCGGCCCCACCGGGAGCGGCAAGACCACCACCCTGGCCAGCCTGATCGACCACGTGAACCGCTCGTTCGCGTACAACATCATCACGGTCGAGGACCCCATCGAGATCCTGCACAAGAACAAGAAGAGCATCGTCGTGCAGCGCGAGATCGGCAGCGACACCCGCGACTTCCGCACCGCCCTGAAGTACGCCATGCGCCAGGACCCGGACGTGATCATGATCGGCGAGATGCGCGACAAGGAAACCGTGGAGGCCGCCCTGAGCGCCGCGCAGACCGGCCACCTGGTCCTGAGCACGCTGCACACCCAGGACGCCGTGCGCAGCGTGAACCGCATCATTGATTTCTTCCCGCCCTACGAGCGCGATCAGGTGCGCCTGCAACTCGCCGAGTCGCTGGTGGGCATCATCAGCCAGCGCCTGCTGCGCCGCGCGGACGGCGTGGGCCGCGTGCTGGGCCTGGAAATCATGATGAACACCCCCCTGATCCAGGAGTACGTGAAAGACGAGGACAAGACCCACCTGATCAAGGACGCCCTGATCGAGGACAACATCCGCGGCATGCACACCTTCGACCAGCACCTCGCGCAGCTGTACCGCAACACCCTGATCACCATGGACGAGGCCCTGGCCGCCGCGACCAGCCCGCACGAACTGAAACTGATGCTGACCCGCAGCGGCGTCGCGTACTGA
- the purB gene encoding adenylosuccinate lyase, protein MIDRYLTPEMKALWSEASKYRAWLRVELAAMHAQANHGEVPAEAHAALTARSEADPLDEAFAHKVAEIEAVTRHDIVAFTRALTERYGEEARFVHHGLTSTDVVDTAQNLLLDEALGIIITDAEALREVCRTQAVAFKHTPTVGRTHGIHAEPMTFGLKFLNWMATLDRDLERLHAARKRVQVVMLSGSVGTYAHVSPKVEEEVAAAWGWQAAPVTNQTLARDRHAEVLSALAIFGTTLERISVEIRHLQRSEVREAMEPFGKGQTGSSSMPHKKNPILTENVTGFARLLRGFLTTGLENVVLWHERDISHSSAERVILPDATSAASYAARRLTGVLRDLVVFPDRMLKNLNDLGGLVFSQRVLHALIDEKGMMREAAYTLVQRNALTSWETGEGLRDLLRADPENPLSDADLDAAFDLAWYLRHVDDIYARFGL, encoded by the coding sequence GTGATTGACCGTTACCTGACCCCGGAAATGAAGGCCCTGTGGAGCGAGGCCAGCAAGTACCGCGCGTGGCTGCGCGTGGAACTGGCCGCCATGCACGCCCAGGCGAACCACGGTGAGGTGCCCGCCGAGGCGCACGCCGCCCTGACCGCCAGAAGCGAGGCCGATCCGCTGGACGAGGCCTTCGCGCACAAGGTCGCCGAGATCGAGGCCGTCACCCGCCACGACATTGTCGCCTTCACGCGCGCCCTGACCGAACGTTACGGGGAGGAAGCCCGCTTCGTGCACCACGGCCTGACCAGCACCGACGTGGTCGACACCGCCCAGAACCTGCTGCTGGACGAGGCGCTGGGCATCATCATCACGGACGCCGAGGCGCTGCGCGAGGTGTGCCGCACTCAGGCCGTGGCGTTCAAGCACACGCCCACCGTGGGCCGCACGCACGGTATTCACGCCGAACCCATGACCTTCGGCCTGAAATTCCTGAACTGGATGGCCACCCTGGACCGCGACCTCGAACGCCTGCACGCCGCCCGCAAACGCGTGCAGGTCGTCATGCTGTCCGGCAGCGTGGGCACGTACGCGCACGTCTCCCCGAAAGTCGAGGAGGAAGTCGCCGCCGCGTGGGGCTGGCAGGCCGCGCCCGTCACCAACCAGACCCTCGCCCGCGACCGTCACGCTGAGGTGCTCTCGGCCCTGGCGATCTTCGGCACGACCCTGGAACGCATCAGCGTGGAGATCCGGCACCTGCAACGCAGTGAAGTCCGCGAGGCCATGGAACCCTTCGGGAAGGGCCAGACCGGCAGCTCCTCCATGCCGCACAAGAAGAACCCCATCCTGACCGAGAACGTCACGGGCTTCGCGCGGCTGCTGCGCGGCTTCCTGACCACCGGCTTGGAGAACGTGGTCCTGTGGCACGAGCGTGACATCAGCCACTCCAGCGCCGAACGCGTCATCCTGCCCGACGCCACCAGTGCCGCCAGTTACGCCGCGCGCCGCCTGACCGGCGTGCTGCGCGACCTGGTGGTGTTCCCGGACCGCATGCTGAAGAACCTGAACGACCTGGGCGGACTGGTGTTCAGCCAGCGCGTCCTGCACGCCCTGATCGACGAGAAAGGCATGATGCGCGAGGCCGCCTACACCCTGGTGCAGCGCAACGCCCTGACCAGCTGGGAGACCGGCGAGGGCCTGCGCGACCTGCTCAGAGCCGACCCGGAAAACCCTCTGAGCGACGCGGACCTGGACGCCGCCTTCGACCTGGCGTGGTACCTGCGGCACGTGGACGACATCTACGCCCGCTTCGGGCTGTAA
- a CDS encoding phage holin family protein gives MGFILRLLVNALALYLLARVYAGVSFEPGADLVSVLIAAVVMGIVNALIRPVLLLLSLPVNVLTLGLFTLVVNGVVLYLVAAATALNVAGFGAAVIGAIILAVISWVLDAVVGALKLDGGRN, from the coding sequence ATGGGTTTCATTCTTCGGTTGCTGGTGAACGCACTGGCCCTGTACCTGCTGGCCCGCGTGTATGCAGGCGTGAGTTTCGAGCCGGGCGCGGACCTCGTGAGCGTCCTGATCGCGGCGGTGGTCATGGGCATCGTGAACGCCCTGATCCGCCCGGTGCTGCTGCTGCTGTCGCTGCCCGTGAACGTCCTGACGCTGGGCCTGTTCACGCTGGTCGTGAACGGCGTGGTGCTGTATCTCGTGGCGGCCGCCACCGCCCTGAACGTCGCGGGCTTCGGCGCGGCGGTCATCGGGGCCATCATCCTGGCCGTGATCTCCTGGGTGCTGGACGCCGTGGTGGGCGCCCTGAAGCTGGACGGTGGACGGAATTAA
- a CDS encoding histone deacetylase: protein MTDAAVTDAAEPVLPESGFRHAFRAYSPADYGFPLPDGHRFPYYKYEGVRRRLSPLLPVLDTPALRWADAARVHDPHWLRRWRRGEVDRHEERAFGLPWSPGVVERARRAAGGSLAALHDALQVGWGANLAGGTHHAFRDRAEGFCLVNDAAILTRVALDEGLARRVAVVDLDVHQGNGTAALLGTEARAFTLSVHGERNYPFRKEVSSLDIGLGDGVTDHEYLSVVRERVLPPLEAFRPDLLLYLAGADVLAGDRFGRFALTLDGVRERNRAVLRWSRRAGVPVVTMMAGGYNHDHALTVEAHASVVLDGLEVMG, encoded by the coding sequence GTGACTGACGCTGCCGTGACTGACGCCGCTGAGCCTGTCCTGCCGGAGTCGGGGTTCCGGCACGCGTTCCGGGCGTACTCTCCGGCGGATTACGGGTTTCCGCTGCCGGACGGGCACCGCTTTCCGTACTACAAGTACGAGGGGGTCCGGCGGCGCCTGTCCCCGCTGCTGCCGGTGCTGGACACCCCGGCTCTGCGCTGGGCGGACGCGGCGCGCGTGCATGACCCGCACTGGCTGAGGCGCTGGCGGCGAGGCGAGGTGGACCGGCACGAGGAACGCGCCTTCGGGCTGCCGTGGTCGCCGGGCGTGGTCGAGCGGGCCCGCCGCGCGGCTGGGGGGTCCCTGGCGGCGCTGCACGACGCGCTACAGGTGGGCTGGGGAGCGAATCTGGCGGGTGGCACGCACCACGCCTTCCGGGACCGCGCCGAGGGCTTCTGCCTGGTGAACGACGCGGCGATCCTGACCCGTGTGGCACTGGATGAGGGGCTGGCCCGGCGCGTGGCGGTCGTGGATCTGGACGTGCACCAGGGAAACGGCACGGCGGCGCTGCTGGGCACCGAGGCGCGGGCGTTCACGCTGAGCGTGCATGGCGAGCGTAACTACCCGTTTCGTAAGGAGGTCAGTTCGCTGGATATAGGACTGGGGGACGGCGTGACTGACCACGAGTACCTGTCGGTGGTGCGGGAGCGGGTGCTGCCGCCGCTGGAGGCGTTCCGGCCGGACCTGCTGCTGTACCTGGCGGGGGCGGACGTGCTGGCCGGGGACCGCTTCGGGCGGTTCGCGCTGACGCTGGACGGCGTGCGGGAACGTAACCGCGCGGTGCTGCGCTGGTCGCGCAGGGCGGGTGTGCCGGTGGTGACCATGATGGCGGGCGGGTACAACCATGATCACGCACTGACGGTTGAGGCGCACGCGAGCGTGGTGCTGGACGGCCTGGAGGTCATGGGGTAG
- a CDS encoding anti-sigma factor domain-containing protein, which produces MTINRDDLLALALGLLSPEEEARVQAALAADPALMADYRADLDALHRLPDDLPPAEVPAGAEDRLMARLNSETCSAPVAAPHSVPLFPAEPATKPAAVSDRRSPWLNWRGGLLALVAAVAAGVLLIRPPQSTDALSEFARAPGSVTQELATAGQPLGQLIRLPDGRAYLHLTAAAPAKSVYQLWRIENETPVPAGVFDGQGIVIPALKDGQTIAVSVEPPGGSRQPTTQPILVQSL; this is translated from the coding sequence GTGACAATCAACAGAGATGACCTGCTGGCGCTGGCGCTTGGACTGCTAAGCCCGGAAGAGGAGGCGCGTGTCCAGGCCGCCCTGGCCGCCGACCCGGCCCTGATGGCCGACTACCGCGCGGACCTGGACGCCCTGCACCGCCTGCCCGACGACCTGCCACCCGCCGAGGTACCCGCCGGGGCTGAGGACCGCCTGATGGCCCGCCTGAACAGCGAAACCTGCAGCGCGCCCGTCGCTGCGCCTCACTCCGTGCCACTGTTCCCGGCTGAACCGGCCACGAAGCCCGCTGCCGTCAGTGACCGGCGCTCTCCGTGGCTGAACTGGCGCGGCGGCCTTCTGGCGCTCGTGGCTGCCGTGGCGGCCGGTGTGCTGCTGATACGCCCGCCGCAATCCACGGACGCCCTCAGCGAATTCGCCCGCGCCCCCGGCTCGGTCACGCAGGAACTCGCCACGGCCGGGCAGCCGCTGGGTCAACTGATCCGCCTGCCGGACGGCCGCGCGTACCTGCACCTGACCGCCGCCGCGCCCGCAAAGAGCGTGTATCAGCTGTGGCGCATCGAGAACGAGACGCCCGTCCCGGCCGGCGTGTTCGACGGACAGGGCATCGTGATCCCCGCCCTGAAGGACGGGCAGACCATCGCGGTCAGCGTGGAACCTCCGGGCGGCAGCCGGCAGCCGACCACGCAACCTATTTTGGTGCAGTCTCTGTAA
- the panC gene encoding pantoate--beta-alanine ligase produces the protein MGALHEGHAALIRAARAAVPGGRVVVSVFVNPLQFGPNEDLSRYPRDLDGDRRVAGEAGADLLFHPDVPTMYPDGFSTSVSVSGVSEPLDGAARPGHFTGVATVVLKLLNLVRPDAAFFGEKDWQQLAVVRRMVRDLNLNVDVRGVPTVREDSGLALSSRNAYLNVDQRAQATVLSRALRAVQASYAGGERRSAALRQAGLDVLNAGPDLTLDYLSVVGSDMHEREIMDNDSMNRVLVAARMFGVRLIDNMPLAPQPTVNQSTVSPA, from the coding sequence ATGGGCGCGCTGCACGAGGGGCACGCCGCCCTGATCCGCGCGGCGCGGGCGGCCGTGCCCGGCGGGCGCGTGGTCGTCAGCGTGTTCGTGAACCCCCTGCAATTCGGGCCGAACGAGGATCTGAGCCGCTACCCCCGCGATCTGGACGGCGACCGGCGCGTGGCGGGCGAGGCGGGCGCGGACCTGCTGTTCCACCCGGACGTGCCCACCATGTACCCCGACGGCTTCAGCACCAGCGTGAGCGTGTCCGGCGTCAGCGAACCGCTCGACGGGGCGGCGCGGCCCGGTCACTTCACGGGCGTGGCGACCGTCGTCCTGAAACTGCTCAACCTCGTGCGCCCGGACGCCGCGTTCTTCGGCGAGAAAGACTGGCAGCAACTCGCCGTTGTGCGCCGCATGGTCCGCGACCTGAACCTGAACGTGGACGTGCGCGGCGTGCCCACCGTCCGCGAGGACAGCGGACTGGCCCTGAGCAGCCGCAACGCCTACCTGAACGTCGATCAGCGAGCCCAGGCCACCGTGCTGTCGCGGGCGTTGCGGGCCGTGCAGGCCTCGTACGCGGGCGGGGAACGCCGCAGCGCCGCGTTGCGGCAGGCCGGACTGGACGTCCTGAACGCTGGCCCGGACCTGACCCTGGATTACCTGAGTGTCGTGGGCAGTGACATGCATGAAAGGGAAATCATGGACAATGACTCCATGAACCGTGTCCTCGTGGCCGCCCGCATGTTCGGGGTCCGGCTGATCGACAACATGCCCCTCGCCCCCCAGCCCACGGTGAACCAGTCCACGGTGAGCCCGGCGTGA